A stretch of the Planktothricoides raciborskii GIHE-MW2 genome encodes the following:
- the recR gene encoding recombination mediator RecR: protein MYTRPLARLIEQLQRLPGIGPKSAQRLALHILKRPETEVQALAIALMEAKKQVGLCQECFHLSAEPICEICSNPNRDQNILCVVADSRDLIALEKTREYRGKYHVLGGVISPMDAIGPEQLTIQPLVRRVSQQNIQEVILAISPSVEGETTTLYVGQLLKPFTKVTRIAFGLPMGGDLEYADEVTLARALEGRRELD from the coding sequence ATTTATACTCGTCCTTTAGCTCGTTTAATCGAACAACTGCAACGGTTGCCAGGAATTGGGCCAAAAAGCGCCCAAAGACTTGCTTTGCATATCCTGAAGCGACCGGAAACTGAGGTACAAGCCCTGGCGATCGCCTTGATGGAGGCGAAAAAACAGGTGGGGCTGTGCCAAGAATGCTTTCATCTTTCTGCGGAGCCGATTTGTGAAATTTGTTCTAATCCCAATCGCGATCAAAATATTCTTTGTGTGGTGGCGGATTCGCGAGATTTGATTGCTTTGGAAAAAACCCGGGAATATCGCGGCAAGTATCATGTTTTGGGTGGGGTGATTTCGCCAATGGATGCGATAGGGCCGGAACAATTGACGATTCAACCCCTGGTTCGTCGTGTCAGTCAGCAAAATATTCAAGAAGTGATTTTAGCCATTAGTCCCAGTGTGGAAGGCGAAACCACTACTTTATATGTGGGGCAACTGCTGAAACCCTTTACCAAAGTGACTCGAATTGCTTTCGGTTTGCCAATGGGCGGCGATTTGGAATATGCCGATGAAGTAACCCTGGCAAGGGCTTTAGAAGGACGACGAGAATTAGATTAG
- a CDS encoding dynamin family protein: protein MIKQQQINQDFIHTLQSAIGLLDKQQYAQLRKDAIALGEFLENPAFRIAVFGPFNYGKSTLLNALLGEKTLPIDLIPTTGAAILVKYGQELSTKITLTNGQEIREPGTKILQDYAILSDARRMRDDVASVEVYCPHPFLKTGVEFLDLPGTNDQEAQDNLVRDRLLGADLIIQLLDGRKLMTLGERENLRDWLLDRGINTVVFVVNFLNLLEPEEQKEVSNRMRFVAESFRADLPDGVSNLYRVDALPALRAKLKGDVAAAQTSGLSMFESALQMIVTAQQEKNTVPLSRIEAIAHQICEVLKAKKSEALQSLATAQEKQQQKIAIQQKAEKLIKQGIEAALSDFQSWLYLPKLLDRYQNDLAKALETTKFDTWRTEQFQAEIGKYQTGIMEWVKKASEFFPINHPGEIDISFPEPPQVLLPAPPDSIKPSGQKSRSSLPTAIATGLGWLLGGPVGAAVAGGATYILTKSPANSSKSNLSNEAYHAQLIEAYNHAAQDYLTRFSEQAFATLKDYEIKVGQMIVIQNPEPSKEMMMAQYEIEFLANLLARFQQNLANLK from the coding sequence ATGATCAAACAGCAGCAAATTAATCAGGATTTTATTCATACCCTGCAATCGGCCATTGGTCTATTAGATAAGCAGCAATATGCCCAACTGCGAAAAGATGCGATCGCCCTTGGTGAGTTTCTGGAAAATCCCGCTTTTAGAATTGCGGTGTTTGGGCCATTTAATTATGGCAAATCTACCCTACTGAATGCGTTACTGGGAGAAAAGACTCTGCCCATTGATTTAATTCCCACCACTGGGGCGGCGATTCTGGTAAAATACGGTCAAGAGTTATCCACTAAAATTACTTTAACTAATGGCCAAGAAATTCGCGAACCGGGGACTAAAATTCTCCAGGATTATGCCATTCTTTCTGATGCCAGAAGAATGCGCGATGATGTGGCATCCGTAGAAGTCTATTGTCCCCATCCGTTCTTGAAAACTGGGGTAGAATTTCTGGATTTACCAGGCACTAATGACCAGGAAGCCCAAGATAATTTAGTGCGCGATCGCCTCTTAGGGGCAGATTTAATTATTCAGCTTTTAGATGGGCGGAAACTGATGACCTTGGGAGAACGAGAAAATCTCCGAGATTGGCTATTAGATCGGGGGATTAACACGGTAGTATTTGTGGTTAATTTTCTCAATTTACTAGAACCCGAAGAGCAAAAAGAAGTATCTAACCGGATGCGGTTTGTGGCAGAAAGTTTTCGGGCAGATTTGCCGGATGGAGTGAGTAATTTATATCGGGTTGATGCCTTGCCCGCATTGCGTGCTAAACTCAAAGGTGATGTGGCTGCGGCGCAAACCAGTGGCTTATCTATGTTTGAATCAGCCCTACAAATGATTGTCACTGCCCAACAAGAAAAAAACACTGTACCCTTATCTAGAATAGAGGCGATCGCGCATCAAATATGCGAAGTTTTAAAAGCAAAAAAATCCGAGGCATTACAATCATTAGCAACTGCCCAAGAAAAACAACAGCAAAAAATTGCCATTCAACAAAAAGCCGAAAAACTGATTAAACAAGGAATCGAAGCTGCCTTATCAGATTTTCAAAGTTGGCTATATTTACCCAAATTATTAGACCGCTATCAAAACGACCTAGCCAAAGCTTTAGAAACCACTAAATTTGACACTTGGCGAACCGAACAATTTCAAGCAGAAATTGGCAAATATCAAACCGGAATTATGGAATGGGTGAAGAAAGCCAGTGAATTTTTTCCCATCAATCATCCGGGGGAAATTGACATTTCTTTTCCCGAACCGCCCCAGGTTTTATTACCTGCCCCTCCTGATTCTATCAAACCATCAGGACAAAAATCTCGGAGTAGTTTACCAACAGCGATCGCCACTGGATTAGGTTGGTTATTGGGCGGTCCAGTGGGGGCAGCGGTTGCCGGTGGTGCTACTTATATTTTAACTAAATCACCCGCAAATTCCTCAAAATCAAACCTATCTAATGAAGCTTATCACGCTCAACTGATAGAAGCTTACAATCATGCCGCCCAAGACTATTTAACGCGATTTAGCGAGCAAGCATTCGCTACTTTAAAAGACTATGAAATCAAAGTAGGACAGATGATTGTCATCCAAAATCCTGAACCATCAAAAGAGATGATGATGGCTCAGTATGAAATAGAATTTTTAGCTAATTTATTGGCTAGGTTTCAGCAAAATTTGGCTAATTTAAAATAG
- a CDS encoding type II toxin-antitoxin system Phd/YefM family antitoxin, whose product MKSIDINQALPQISDLLDMAFSGEEIIITNQNQQKIKISAISVNSQRPPLFGSDRDRIFIADDFDEPLDDFQEYM is encoded by the coding sequence ATGAAAAGTATTGATATTAACCAAGCATTACCGCAAATATCTGATCTTTTGGATATGGCTTTTTCCGGTGAAGAGATTATTATTACGAATCAGAATCAGCAAAAGATTAAAATTTCTGCTATTTCTGTAAACTCTCAGCGTCCACCTTTGTTTGGCAGCGATCGCGATCGCATTTTCATCGCCGATGATTTTGATGAACCTCTCGATGATTTTCAGGAATATATGTAA
- a CDS encoding patatin-like phospholipase family protein, with protein MSLRILSLDGGGIRGVLAAQMLLSLEKRLGKPLNQYFDLISGTSTGSMLAAAIAMEIPAENIVDFYRQKGKIVFPYTDGLDVKRLPVMLEYGFLGPKFSNRGLKTVLQDLFGDKKLADVSKCKLLITSYDTLEREPIIFKSWDSKFAQTPLWEACICSASAPTFFPAHKLEREYHGTVVSATETTIILDQMAATDHNDYRNMEMTITNGKGKNQRRMIKQYNGEKREAIVNEPWQEIPDRTSTYQLYKQYCAIDGGLAANNPTACGVAAGIRLGYSLNNLHVLSIGTGDPTRKIPWEAARKWGAFQWIKGGLVIKVMTDAPSDIYDYITEQIIGDNSRYIRLQFPLDRQLTAKRLSDDMDDASEENINNLIEAADVYINLPENQKILKQFFAQFEPDLGEFSGTQT; from the coding sequence GTGTCACTTAGAATTTTAAGTTTAGATGGTGGGGGAATTCGGGGGGTTTTAGCCGCCCAAATGCTGTTGAGCCTAGAAAAACGCTTAGGGAAACCACTGAACCAATATTTTGATTTAATCAGCGGCACTTCTACCGGGTCAATGTTAGCTGCCGCCATTGCTATGGAAATTCCGGCGGAAAATATTGTTGATTTCTACCGACAAAAAGGCAAAATCGTCTTTCCTTATACGGATGGTTTAGATGTCAAGCGACTACCCGTGATGCTGGAATATGGATTTTTAGGGCCGAAATTTTCTAATCGCGGCTTGAAAACTGTCCTCCAAGATCTCTTCGGAGACAAAAAACTCGCAGATGTAAGTAAATGCAAGTTGTTGATTACCAGTTATGACACCTTGGAACGAGAACCGATTATATTTAAAAGTTGGGACTCTAAATTTGCTCAAACACCATTGTGGGAGGCTTGCATTTGTTCGGCTTCAGCCCCCACTTTTTTCCCGGCTCATAAATTAGAGCGAGAATATCATGGGACAGTGGTCAGCGCCACAGAAACCACAATTATTCTCGATCAAATGGCCGCAACCGATCATAATGATTACCGAAATATGGAGATGACGATTACCAACGGCAAAGGCAAGAATCAGCGACGGATGATTAAGCAATATAACGGGGAAAAACGAGAGGCAATTGTTAATGAACCTTGGCAAGAAATTCCCGATCGCACTTCGACTTATCAATTATACAAACAATACTGTGCGATCGATGGCGGTTTAGCGGCTAATAATCCCACCGCTTGCGGAGTGGCTGCCGGAATTCGACTCGGTTATAGCCTCAATAATTTGCACGTTCTGTCTATTGGCACAGGGGATCCGACCCGAAAAATTCCTTGGGAAGCGGCGAGAAAATGGGGAGCATTTCAATGGATTAAAGGTGGTTTAGTGATCAAGGTAATGACCGATGCTCCCTCGGATATTTACGATTATATTACAGAGCAAATTATTGGGGATAATTCTCGTTATATTCGCCTACAATTTCCCTTAGATCGACAATTAACCGCTAAAAGATTAAGCGATGATATGGATGACGCCAGTGAGGAAAATATTAACAATTTAATTGAAGCGGCAGATGTTTATATCAATCTGCCAGAAAATCAGAAAATTTTAAAGCAGTTTTTTGCCCAGTTCGAGCCGGATTTGGGGGAGTTTTCTGGCACCCAAACCTGA
- a CDS encoding dynamin family protein, which translates to MSYQIESNKFINDLDKVAKVRGAIADSLAEIAATLTRSETESDTKSGRLGLEREIGDLTKASKNLSQGVFRLLVLGDMKRGKSTFLNALIGENLLPSDVNPCTALLTVLRYGSEKKVTVYFNDNTAPETIDFKSFKQRYTIDPAEAKRLEAEKKQAFPNVDYAVVEYPLPLLQKGVEIVDSPGLNDTEARNELSLGYINNCHAILFVLRASQPCTLGERRYLENYIKDRGLTVFFLINAWDQVKESLIDPDDAEELAAAEDRLRRVFHANLAEYCQLEGQSIYDERVFELSSIQALRRRIKNPDASLEGTGFSPFLGALNTFLTKERAIAEFRQARTLARQTNSYVREAIQRRIPLLNENVQALKEKISSVEPEFEQLNQIRDRFQNEIRTMRDRKASSIANSFRDYILGLGDTFETDFLRYQPDLRFLDFLSAGKRSAFEQQLAKAFEQYVTDKLAAWTRSVEKEMDAAFLQLSMSASKYGTDYTNVTDKISEKLTGQKVKAAIGSTTEDKSPAWAKWAMGLFSLARGNLAGVAMAGAGFDWQNILLNLITVAGIGALITAATGMVLGPVGLGMLALGVGVFQADQARKELVKATKKELVKYLPEVAQQQWQPVYNAIKECFETYDREVSERVNDDIQSRKAELDNLLKQKEAYEINREAELARLKTLEATVASESQDIETVYQEFLVAVS; encoded by the coding sequence ATGAGTTATCAAATTGAAAGCAACAAGTTTATCAATGATTTGGATAAGGTGGCTAAAGTCCGTGGGGCGATCGCTGATTCTTTGGCAGAAATAGCCGCTACTTTAACCCGTTCAGAAACCGAAAGTGATACAAAATCCGGGCGTTTAGGGTTGGAACGAGAAATCGGTGATTTGACCAAAGCCAGTAAAAACTTAAGTCAAGGGGTTTTTAGACTGCTGGTGTTAGGGGATATGAAACGGGGAAAAAGTACATTTTTAAATGCCCTAATTGGGGAAAATTTACTGCCCAGTGATGTGAATCCTTGCACGGCGTTATTAACCGTATTGCGTTATGGATCTGAAAAAAAAGTCACCGTTTATTTTAATGATAACACAGCCCCAGAAACTATCGATTTTAAAAGCTTTAAACAGCGCTATACCATCGATCCAGCGGAGGCAAAACGATTAGAAGCTGAGAAAAAGCAAGCTTTTCCTAATGTAGATTATGCGGTAGTAGAATATCCCTTACCGTTGCTACAAAAAGGGGTGGAAATTGTGGATAGTCCGGGGCTGAATGATACGGAAGCGCGTAACGAACTTTCCCTGGGTTATATTAATAATTGCCATGCGATTTTATTTGTTTTGCGAGCGTCACAACCTTGCACTTTGGGCGAACGCCGCTATTTAGAAAACTATATTAAAGACCGAGGGTTAACGGTCTTCTTTTTAATCAATGCTTGGGACCAAGTGAAAGAAAGTTTGATTGACCCAGATGATGCGGAAGAATTGGCGGCAGCAGAGGATAGACTCCGGCGGGTTTTTCACGCAAATTTGGCGGAATATTGTCAGCTAGAAGGACAAAGTATTTATGATGAGCGGGTGTTTGAACTGTCTTCAATTCAGGCACTTCGACGCCGGATTAAAAATCCTGATGCCTCGTTGGAAGGAACAGGATTTTCCCCGTTTTTGGGGGCGCTGAATACTTTTTTAACTAAAGAACGAGCGATCGCAGAATTTCGTCAAGCCCGCACTTTAGCCCGACAAACCAATAGTTATGTCCGGGAAGCCATCCAGCGGCGGATTCCTTTGTTAAATGAAAATGTCCAGGCATTAAAAGAGAAAATTAGCTCCGTAGAACCGGAGTTTGAGCAACTAAATCAGATTCGCGATCGCTTCCAGAATGAGATTAGAACCATGCGCGATCGAAAAGCCAGCAGTATTGCTAATTCTTTCCGGGATTATATTCTCGGATTGGGGGATACTTTTGAAACGGATTTTCTCCGCTATCAGCCAGATTTACGGTTTCTGGATTTCTTGAGTGCGGGGAAACGTTCAGCCTTTGAACAACAGTTAGCCAAAGCTTTTGAGCAATATGTCACCGATAAATTAGCCGCTTGGACTCGTAGCGTAGAAAAAGAGATGGACGCGGCTTTTTTACAGTTATCCATGAGTGCGTCTAAGTACGGGACAGATTATACTAATGTCACCGATAAAATCTCGGAAAAACTGACCGGACAAAAAGTGAAAGCGGCGATCGGTTCTACCACCGAAGATAAATCTCCTGCTTGGGCAAAATGGGCGATGGGTTTGTTTTCTTTAGCGCGGGGAAATTTGGCAGGAGTGGCAATGGCTGGGGCTGGTTTTGACTGGCAAAATATCTTATTAAATTTAATTACGGTGGCGGGAATTGGGGCTTTAATTACTGCGGCAACGGGGATGGTTCTCGGCCCTGTGGGTTTGGGAATGTTGGCTTTGGGTGTGGGAGTTTTCCAAGCAGATCAAGCCCGGAAAGAATTAGTCAAAGCGACGAAAAAAGAGTTAGTCAAATATCTCCCAGAAGTGGCGCAACAGCAATGGCAGCCGGTTTATAATGCGATTAAAGAATGTTTTGAAACTTACGATCGCGAAGTGAGTGAACGAGTGAATGATGATATTCAATCTCGGAAAGCTGAGTTAGATAATTTGCTGAAACAAAAAGAAGCTTATGAAATTAATCGCGAGGCGGAATTAGCCCGGTTGAAAACCTTGGAGGCTACCGTAGCTTCAGAGTCACAGGATATTGAGACAGTTTATCAGGAGTTTTTGGTAGCGGTTTCTTGA